A single window of Candidatus Flexicrinis affinis DNA harbors:
- a CDS encoding copper-translocating P-type ATPase yields the protein MTEAAELNVESLTDATGTLTATLDLPITGMTCAACVRTVERTLKKVPGVVDANVNLATEHATVSLKAGTARRGDLIAAVERAGYGVLELEDDADADAERKARDEEIEQQRRLLIFGLVLTVPLVVVSMARHLMHAVPALMDAFPWLMWSGWPFVFAAITTPVVVALGRQYLDGAWKAARNGAANMDTLVAMGTGIAYIWSMIVVLGQVFGYSDVVGTDEYFETAAAILTLITLGKYLEARAKGRTGDAIRKLLNLTPQTATVLIDGTERTVPVKELLRGDTVVVRPGERIPADGVVVSGVSNVDESMLTGEPLPVRRAGDSEVVGGTISLDGQLFVQLTRVGPETVLSQIVRLVQQAQGSKAPIQRVADQVSGVFVPIVLVLAALTFVGWLVIGQATFVQAMMNAVAVLVIACPCALGLATPTAIMVGTGKAAEQGVLFRSSEALERARALTTIAFDKTGTLTEGKPVVADVHAENGFDASDVLRFAAIAERGSEHPIATAIVKCAEENRLALGQPADFESRAGRGVVATTEGRRVLVGSMRLMSDEDVSGLERAMPILDAAAQKAQTVVAVAIDGVFAGVITVEDSLKPEAAEAIAAVIRRGLKPVMITGDNAAAARVIAGKLGIAEVIADVLPSDKADTVKQLQGPREVVGMVGDGINDAPALASADLGLAIGTGTDIAIEASDVTLMRGDLGGVLRALDISRMTMRTIYQNLFWAFFYNIILIPVAMLGLLVPMLAAGAMAFSSVFVVTNSLRLKGVMPQARAMRSNP from the coding sequence ATGACTGAAGCCGCAGAGCTTAATGTGGAATCCCTCACCGACGCCACTGGCACATTGACGGCAACGCTCGACCTGCCGATCACAGGGATGACGTGTGCCGCGTGTGTTCGTACCGTCGAACGGACGCTCAAGAAGGTGCCCGGTGTCGTCGACGCCAATGTAAACCTCGCCACAGAACATGCGACTGTGTCGCTCAAGGCCGGCACCGCGCGCCGCGGCGATTTGATCGCAGCCGTTGAACGCGCAGGGTATGGTGTTCTGGAACTCGAAGACGACGCTGACGCCGATGCCGAGCGCAAGGCGCGCGACGAGGAGATCGAGCAGCAGCGCCGCCTGCTGATTTTCGGGCTTGTGCTCACCGTGCCGCTGGTTGTCGTGAGCATGGCCCGACACCTCATGCACGCCGTGCCAGCGCTGATGGATGCCTTCCCGTGGCTGATGTGGTCGGGCTGGCCCTTCGTATTCGCCGCCATCACAACGCCGGTGGTCGTGGCGCTCGGCCGGCAGTATCTCGACGGGGCGTGGAAGGCAGCACGTAACGGGGCTGCCAATATGGACACGCTGGTGGCCATGGGCACCGGCATCGCGTACATCTGGAGCATGATCGTCGTCCTCGGGCAGGTATTCGGCTACAGCGACGTCGTAGGAACAGACGAATACTTCGAGACAGCGGCGGCGATCCTCACCCTCATCACGCTTGGCAAGTACCTCGAGGCGCGCGCGAAAGGCCGCACGGGGGATGCAATCCGCAAGCTGCTCAATCTGACTCCGCAGACCGCTACCGTGCTCATTGACGGAACTGAGCGCACAGTCCCCGTCAAGGAACTGCTGCGCGGCGACACGGTGGTCGTCCGCCCCGGCGAGCGGATTCCGGCGGATGGCGTAGTCGTAAGCGGCGTGTCAAACGTCGACGAGTCGATGCTCACCGGCGAGCCGCTGCCCGTGCGCCGTGCAGGTGATAGCGAAGTCGTCGGGGGAACAATCAGCCTCGACGGTCAGTTGTTCGTTCAACTCACGCGAGTTGGCCCGGAAACGGTGCTATCGCAGATCGTCCGCCTCGTGCAGCAGGCGCAGGGTTCCAAGGCGCCAATTCAACGCGTGGCCGATCAGGTCAGCGGCGTGTTCGTCCCGATTGTGCTGGTGCTGGCAGCACTCACGTTTGTGGGATGGCTCGTTATCGGTCAGGCGACGTTCGTGCAAGCGATGATGAACGCGGTCGCGGTGCTGGTGATCGCCTGCCCGTGTGCGCTTGGACTGGCGACGCCGACCGCGATTATGGTGGGCACCGGCAAGGCGGCTGAACAAGGTGTATTGTTCCGCAGCAGCGAAGCCCTTGAGCGTGCGCGCGCGCTCACAACGATCGCATTTGACAAGACCGGCACGTTGACCGAAGGCAAGCCCGTGGTCGCCGACGTTCATGCCGAGAACGGATTCGACGCATCGGACGTGCTGCGCTTTGCCGCAATTGCCGAGCGGGGCAGCGAACACCCGATTGCGACCGCGATCGTGAAGTGCGCCGAAGAGAACCGCTTGGCGCTGGGCCAACCCGCCGACTTCGAGTCCCGCGCGGGCCGCGGCGTGGTCGCGACCACAGAAGGACGGCGCGTTCTGGTCGGAAGCATGCGACTCATGTCCGACGAAGATGTCAGTGGACTGGAACGCGCGATGCCGATACTGGACGCGGCGGCGCAGAAGGCGCAAACCGTCGTCGCGGTCGCCATCGACGGCGTGTTTGCCGGCGTGATTACCGTCGAAGATAGTCTGAAGCCGGAGGCAGCAGAAGCGATTGCGGCAGTGATTCGGCGTGGGCTCAAGCCGGTAATGATCACCGGAGACAATGCTGCGGCAGCGCGCGTCATCGCCGGCAAGTTGGGGATTGCGGAAGTCATCGCTGACGTCCTGCCGTCCGACAAGGCCGACACCGTGAAGCAGTTGCAAGGCCCGCGCGAGGTCGTCGGAATGGTCGGCGATGGAATCAACGACGCGCCCGCCTTGGCCAGCGCCGACCTCGGCCTCGCCATCGGCACCGGGACCGACATCGCCATCGAAGCGTCAGACGTCACGCTGATGCGCGGCGATCTAGGTGGCGTCCTGCGCGCGCTGGACATCAGCCGCATGACGATGCGAACGATCTACCAGAATCTGTTCTGGGCGTTCTTCTACAACATCATCCTGATTCCCGTGGCGATGCTGGGCCTGCTGGTGCCAATGCTCGCCGCCGGCGCGATGGCGTTTTCGTCGGTATTCGTGGTCACGAATTCGCTTCGACTCAAGGGCGTGATGCCTCAGGCAAGAGCGATGCGGTCAAATCCGTGA
- a CDS encoding M50 family metallopeptidase: MSLDVQFRRRALWLAAVALVIIIVAWNTPALDPAMYPVRLFVTYVHEAGHGIAAEVTGGDVLGFVVYPSGAGVATTRGGARALILPAGYVGAALFGAALFYLTNTWRRTRMISAVLGVGLIAFSILYARPDEQGRITALLVGVGFGFALLGLAWKLSLIVNVLVLNVLAMLTGLNALLDVRSLVDNSGATLGQVRNDAAAFSAEVFPLPAAVWALLWLALSAVVLGFAVYASVIRPLRRPRTPEPSAPNTKDETILDVPKAPTITSLEGFLTLAREPSAGRGAPRRRPRHAWLPATAARPRPLTVPHTCRSSRREQST; the protein is encoded by the coding sequence ATGTCACTCGACGTGCAGTTTCGTCGCCGGGCGCTTTGGCTGGCGGCGGTAGCCCTTGTCATCATTATCGTTGCGTGGAACACGCCGGCACTCGACCCGGCGATGTACCCCGTGCGCCTGTTCGTGACCTACGTGCATGAAGCCGGCCACGGGATCGCGGCAGAAGTCACCGGCGGCGATGTGCTGGGGTTCGTCGTGTATCCATCCGGCGCGGGAGTGGCCACAACTCGCGGCGGCGCGCGCGCGCTGATCCTGCCTGCCGGCTACGTAGGCGCGGCACTCTTTGGCGCGGCCCTGTTCTACCTGACGAACACGTGGCGCCGTACGCGGATGATCTCGGCGGTACTCGGAGTTGGCCTGATCGCGTTCAGCATCCTGTATGCCCGTCCTGACGAGCAAGGACGTATCACCGCGCTGCTCGTCGGAGTAGGCTTCGGATTCGCACTGCTCGGTCTGGCGTGGAAGCTCTCACTGATCGTGAATGTGCTGGTTTTGAACGTGCTCGCGATGCTGACCGGCCTTAACGCACTGCTTGACGTGCGCTCGCTGGTCGACAACAGCGGTGCGACCTTGGGGCAAGTGCGCAACGATGCGGCTGCCTTTTCGGCCGAAGTATTTCCACTACCGGCGGCCGTTTGGGCGCTGCTGTGGCTCGCGTTGTCGGCGGTGGTGCTGGGCTTCGCCGTCTACGCCTCGGTCATCCGCCCGCTGCGCCGGCCTCGAACACCCGAGCCTTCGGCGCCGAACACGAAAGACGAGACAATTCTCGACGTTCCTAAAGCGCCGACAATAACCAGTCTCGAAGGATTTCTGACGCTTGCTCGGGAGCCGTCTGCGGGAAGAGGTGCCCCTCGCCGACGACCTCGACATGCGTGGCTTCCGGCCACAGCCGCGCGACCTCGGCCGCTGACTGTGCCACATACGTGTCGCTCGTCTCGCCGCGAACAATCAACGTAG
- a CDS encoding TIM barrel protein: protein MSGSIRFGTVGAPSSTPASGTVAAIQHTKALGLEHLEIAWVQSVSVTDKTCAEIKAAAEDNGISLSIHAPYFINLNSQTPEKMANSDARLLKAAEKGFLAGAKDIVFHAASYHGKPPEDVYPIVRDQLAMLAAKLKKEGVAVTLRPETMGRVALFGSLEECVQLARDVEGVKPCIDWAHLHARRTDGSFNSYEEFAAALTYVRDQLGEDALQSVHFHLSGIEYTDKGEKMHLPLNEADLRYRELLQAFVDFGVSGTAGVEAPDPFHVADALVFQATYKRLSGFALAGSNE, encoded by the coding sequence GTGAGCGGCTCAATACGTTTCGGAACGGTCGGCGCCCCGTCTTCAACTCCCGCGTCAGGCACGGTCGCGGCCATCCAGCACACCAAGGCGCTTGGGCTAGAGCACCTTGAAATCGCGTGGGTGCAGAGCGTCAGCGTGACGGACAAGACCTGCGCGGAGATCAAGGCGGCGGCTGAGGACAACGGCATATCGTTGAGTATCCATGCGCCGTACTTCATCAATCTGAACAGCCAAACCCCGGAGAAGATGGCCAACAGCGACGCGCGCTTGCTCAAGGCGGCCGAGAAGGGGTTCCTTGCAGGCGCGAAGGACATCGTATTTCACGCGGCGAGCTATCACGGCAAGCCTCCCGAGGACGTGTACCCGATTGTGCGCGACCAACTGGCGATGTTGGCAGCCAAGCTGAAGAAGGAAGGCGTGGCGGTCACACTGCGGCCCGAGACGATGGGACGTGTCGCGCTTTTCGGTTCGCTTGAGGAGTGCGTACAGCTTGCTAGAGATGTCGAGGGCGTAAAGCCGTGTATCGACTGGGCGCACCTGCATGCGCGTCGGACGGACGGGTCGTTCAACAGCTACGAGGAGTTTGCGGCCGCATTGACCTACGTGCGCGATCAACTGGGTGAGGACGCACTGCAATCGGTGCACTTCCACCTCAGCGGCATCGAGTACACCGACAAAGGCGAGAAGATGCACCTTCCGCTTAATGAGGCGGACCTGCGCTACCGTGAACTGCTGCAAGCGTTCGTGGATTTCGGAGTCAGCGGTACGGCAGGCGTCGAAGCCCCCGATCCGTTCCACGTCGCAGACGCGCTTGTGTTTCAAGCCACATACAAGCGGCTGAGCGGCTTCGCACTCGCCGGCTCGAACGAGTAG
- a CDS encoding sugar phosphate isomerase/epimerase yields MVDTVLLSAGQNNLDAVCQLADEFQVGIELMHFAFPEVLDAPTSDTIARVKRALAGRDVPLSIHGPFYDMATGSVDEAVNALCRRRFTQAIEAADAVGARRMVVHANFIATIRNDYYRVGWHQRNVDFWGDFASTADRLGVSVLIENMWEYEPQIIAKLLKDIDHPLLGACLDVGHAAIFSDPGITIQHWLDSMSPWLTHFHLNDNNGKIDEHHGFDYVDGVLDYHEILPKLRQVTHPTWMVLEMDSVDDMRASLPYFAL; encoded by the coding sequence GTGGTTGATACCGTCTTGCTGAGTGCAGGCCAAAACAACCTCGATGCTGTCTGTCAGCTGGCCGACGAGTTTCAGGTTGGAATCGAACTCATGCACTTCGCGTTCCCTGAAGTGCTCGATGCCCCAACTTCAGACACGATCGCACGCGTGAAACGAGCACTTGCCGGGCGAGACGTTCCGCTGTCTATCCACGGTCCGTTCTATGACATGGCCACCGGCAGCGTCGACGAGGCGGTTAACGCGTTGTGCCGGCGGCGATTCACCCAAGCGATTGAAGCCGCCGATGCCGTCGGTGCTAGGCGGATGGTGGTACACGCCAACTTCATTGCGACAATTAGGAACGACTATTACCGCGTTGGGTGGCACCAACGGAACGTCGACTTCTGGGGCGATTTCGCCTCAACCGCCGACCGTCTCGGCGTGAGCGTGCTCATCGAGAATATGTGGGAATACGAGCCGCAGATCATCGCCAAGCTGCTCAAGGACATTGATCATCCGCTGCTCGGCGCGTGTCTGGATGTCGGGCACGCGGCGATATTCAGCGACCCCGGCATCACCATCCAGCACTGGCTGGACTCGATGAGTCCGTGGCTCACCCACTTCCACCTGAACGACAACAACGGCAAGATCGACGAGCATCACGGGTTCGACTATGTCGATGGTGTGCTGGACTATCACGAGATCTTGCCGAAGCTTAGGCAGGTCACCCATCCGACGTGGATGGTGCTTGAAATGGACAGCGTAGACGACATGCGCGCCAGTCTGCCCTACTTCGCGTTGTAG
- a CDS encoding PD40 domain-containing protein, translated as MRRFVGMVLLLSILFGSVGAQERDRLTTTDATQSAILILDPDQGMVDTRTIGSGIHTAWGFAPDGCSVLATLTQADGLPKAYVVPIDARRLPIELVSYDELPPSQWGVWEPTWSPDGTRIAFTLIRDGLDGEPERAFHVAWVPASGGAPETYSVTGREHTPQWSPDGAWLAYVSYDPRDPYEGTPEPERTPVPDDADLVMEADLWVVAADASAKYRLTAFPDGSVRAPRWSPDGATIAFTYSPSPSNDTYWAVSNTPQARPYQITFAYSLSLDQTWTPSGDLLVSARSIGGETSHRLWTVPATVSGETSITAFEPARDVPYPDYPAFDATGTRLALRSGYRATIVDLESGRTTTIAGADGNMPIYWSPTGAVPPETCP; from the coding sequence ATGCGACGATTTGTCGGCATGGTGCTGCTCTTATCGATCCTGTTCGGCTCTGTGGGCGCACAGGAGCGCGACCGGCTGACGACGACGGATGCCACTCAATCGGCAATCCTGATACTTGACCCGGATCAGGGAATGGTTGACACGCGAACGATCGGGAGCGGCATTCACACCGCTTGGGGATTCGCGCCCGACGGGTGTTCGGTCTTGGCAACCCTGACACAGGCCGATGGATTACCTAAGGCCTATGTCGTGCCAATCGATGCGAGGCGCCTACCAATCGAGCTGGTGAGTTACGATGAGCTGCCTCCATCACAGTGGGGCGTGTGGGAGCCGACGTGGTCGCCCGACGGGACGCGCATCGCGTTCACGCTCATCCGCGATGGCCTCGACGGAGAACCTGAGCGCGCGTTTCACGTGGCATGGGTGCCGGCCTCAGGCGGGGCACCGGAGACGTACAGCGTTACCGGACGCGAACATACGCCGCAGTGGTCGCCGGACGGCGCATGGCTTGCGTACGTCAGCTACGATCCTCGCGACCCATACGAGGGAACACCGGAGCCTGAGCGCACACCCGTCCCTGACGACGCCGATCTAGTCATGGAGGCAGACTTGTGGGTCGTTGCCGCAGATGCTTCCGCCAAGTACCGGCTGACTGCATTCCCTGACGGCAGCGTCCGTGCGCCGCGCTGGTCGCCGGATGGAGCGACGATCGCGTTCACCTACTCGCCTAGCCCAAGCAACGATACGTATTGGGCCGTGTCAAACACGCCGCAAGCCCGACCGTACCAGATCACCTTCGCCTACAGTCTGTCGCTCGATCAGACATGGACACCCTCCGGTGACCTGCTCGTCAGCGCGCGCAGTATTGGCGGGGAGACGTCGCATCGGTTGTGGACGGTTCCCGCCACGGTAAGTGGCGAGACCTCGATCACTGCCTTTGAGCCTGCACGCGATGTCCCGTATCCGGACTATCCGGCATTCGACGCGACCGGTACTCGGCTTGCCTTGCGATCCGGATACCGTGCAACGATCGTCGACCTTGAATCGGGCCGCACTACGACAATCGCGGGCGCGGACGGCAACATGCCAATCTACTGGTCGCCGACCGGCGCCGTGCCGCCCGAAACCTGCCCGTAG
- a CDS encoding pyrroline-5-carboxylate reductase codes for MSLNHATLAFIGSGVMGEAMIRGVLHRELVPRTHIVAADPHAERITYLHDKFGVEVTHSNRDAARTADIVILSVKPQAMSIVLPELGGQLKPDALVISIAAGVPLHALSQGLSNQHVIRAMPNTPGQIGEGITVWTAMRDVSGNQRQQAKELLGALGEDMYVEDERFLDMATALNGTGPAYVFMFMEALIDVGVHMGLSRRDAERLVLHTMRGSVEFAMQSDQHPAELRNQVTSPGGTSAEAIYHLEKGGLRTVIADGVWAAYRRSRELGESSAKP; via the coding sequence ATGTCGTTAAACCACGCGACTTTGGCGTTTATCGGTTCCGGGGTCATGGGTGAAGCCATGATTCGCGGCGTCTTGCATCGCGAGTTGGTGCCGCGTACGCACATCGTGGCGGCGGACCCGCATGCCGAGCGGATCACCTATCTGCACGACAAGTTCGGCGTCGAGGTCACTCACAGCAATCGCGACGCCGCGCGCACGGCCGATATCGTCATCCTTTCAGTGAAGCCGCAAGCCATGTCGATTGTCCTGCCTGAGCTTGGGGGCCAGCTCAAGCCCGATGCCCTCGTGATCAGCATTGCTGCCGGTGTCCCTCTTCATGCGCTGAGCCAGGGCTTGTCGAACCAGCACGTCATCCGCGCGATGCCCAATACGCCGGGGCAGATTGGCGAGGGCATCACGGTGTGGACGGCGATGCGCGACGTGTCCGGCAACCAGCGCCAGCAGGCGAAGGAACTGCTCGGCGCGTTGGGCGAGGACATGTACGTGGAAGACGAGCGTTTCCTCGACATGGCGACGGCCCTCAACGGCACCGGCCCGGCGTATGTGTTCATGTTCATGGAAGCGTTGATCGACGTTGGCGTGCATATGGGCTTGTCACGGCGCGATGCCGAACGGCTAGTGCTGCACACCATGCGTGGTTCGGTCGAGTTCGCGATGCAGTCAGACCAGCATCCGGCAGAGCTTCGCAATCAGGTCACCAGCCCCGGCGGCACGTCGGCCGAGGCAATCTATCATCTCGAGAAGGGCGGTCTGCGGACCGTCATCGCGGATGGTGTTTGGGCAGCATACCGGCGTTCGCGCGAACTTGGCGAGTCGTCTGCCAAGCCGTGA
- a CDS encoding F0F1 ATP synthase subunit alpha, which produces MAEGSNLYDAILKQIEGFAPSVESTDVGYVLEIGDGIARVSGLDTVRLSELVRFENGTPGIAFNLERNIVGVIIMGDYDEIQEGDEVRPLGRIASVPVGKGLVGRVVDALGQPIDGKGPIQSDGFYNIERIAPGVIDRRNVYRPVQTGILAIDAMIPIGRGQRQLVIGDRQVGKTALALDTILNQKGQSMYCIYVAIGKRRGEVARLVSTLEQAGAMEYTTVVVASASDSAAMQYIAPYSGCAIGEWFMENGMDALVVYDDLSKHAWAYRQVSLLMRRPPGREAYPGDVFYLHSRLLERAAQLSEARGNGSLTALPIIETLLADVSAYVPTNVISITDGQIYLESELFYAGQRPALNVGISVSRVGGDAQTNAMKRVAGGMRLDLAQFRSLAAFAQFASDLDAATQRQLFQGMRLTELLKQPQYQPLKLSDQVALIHAGNSGQLQKIPVDRILEWKERFLKFFNTQYSEVASRIDTEAKWNDEVKAGIDGAIAAFMDTWS; this is translated from the coding sequence ATGGCTGAAGGCTCCAACTTGTACGATGCAATTCTCAAGCAGATCGAGGGATTTGCGCCGTCTGTCGAGTCCACAGACGTCGGTTACGTCCTGGAAATCGGCGACGGTATCGCACGTGTGTCCGGTTTGGACACCGTGCGACTGAGCGAACTGGTACGCTTTGAGAACGGCACGCCGGGGATCGCGTTCAACCTTGAGCGCAATATCGTCGGTGTCATCATCATGGGCGACTATGATGAGATTCAGGAAGGCGACGAGGTTCGGCCGCTTGGTCGTATCGCGTCCGTGCCGGTCGGCAAGGGCTTGGTGGGCCGCGTCGTGGACGCGCTCGGTCAACCGATCGACGGCAAGGGGCCGATCCAGTCAGACGGATTCTACAACATCGAGCGCATCGCGCCGGGCGTGATTGACCGCCGCAATGTGTATCGGCCGGTACAAACCGGCATCCTCGCTATCGACGCCATGATTCCCATCGGTCGCGGCCAGCGCCAGTTGGTCATCGGCGATCGTCAGGTTGGAAAGACCGCTCTGGCCCTCGACACGATTCTGAATCAAAAGGGTCAGTCGATGTACTGCATTTACGTCGCCATCGGCAAGCGCCGTGGCGAAGTGGCGCGCCTTGTGTCGACGCTCGAACAGGCCGGCGCCATGGAGTATACGACGGTGGTCGTGGCGTCCGCTTCGGACTCGGCCGCTATGCAGTACATTGCACCGTACTCAGGCTGCGCGATCGGCGAGTGGTTCATGGAAAATGGCATGGACGCGCTGGTCGTATACGACGATCTCAGCAAACACGCGTGGGCGTACCGTCAGGTGTCGCTGCTGATGCGCCGTCCGCCGGGTCGTGAAGCCTACCCGGGCGACGTTTTCTATCTGCACAGCCGCCTTCTTGAGCGCGCCGCTCAGCTTTCCGAAGCCCGTGGTAACGGGTCGCTGACCGCGCTGCCGATCATCGAGACGCTGCTGGCCGACGTATCGGCCTACGTGCCGACCAACGTGATCTCGATTACTGACGGCCAGATCTACCTCGAGAGCGAGCTCTTCTACGCGGGTCAGCGTCCGGCGTTGAACGTCGGTATCAGCGTGAGCCGCGTGGGCGGTGACGCCCAGACCAACGCCATGAAGCGTGTCGCCGGTGGTATGCGCCTCGACCTTGCGCAATTCCGCTCGCTGGCCGCGTTTGCGCAGTTCGCAAGCGACCTCGATGCCGCCACCCAGCGCCAGCTCTTCCAGGGTATGCGTTTGACTGAACTGCTAAAGCAGCCGCAGTATCAGCCCCTCAAACTGTCCGACCAAGTGGCGCTGATCCATGCAGGCAACAGCGGGCAGCTCCAGAAGATTCCGGTTGACCGGATTCTGGAATGGAAGGAGCGCTTCCTGAAGTTCTTTAACACTCAGTACTCCGAGGTGGCTAGCCGCATCGACACTGAAGCGAAGTGGAACGACGAGGTGAAGGCAGGTATCGACGGCGCGATCGCCGCGTTCATGGATACTTGGAGCTAA
- the atpG gene encoding ATP synthase F1 subunit gamma: MASTREIRKRIRSVKNIGQITRALEAVSASRVRKAQARVLASRAYAEKAWEILLNVQAASQGGGAMHPLLTKRDDIKSIMIVLVTSDRGLAGAFNSNIIRVATRFAKRLGKPVRWVSVGRKGRDALIRANQNIVAQFSLSAEPRASEMTPVARLAIDEFLSGTVDDVFIAYTDFINTLTQRPAVLGWLPLIPHEMDDKVAAEYIKHVPGVTTNKLDYEFEPSPQAILEEIVPRFTELQLYQAVLESQASEHSARMVAMQNASGNADQLVQDLTLVYNKARQAAITSEILDIVGGAEALQATIDTIEGAIMPDLVAHVV, from the coding sequence ATGGCTTCCACCCGCGAAATTAGAAAGCGCATCCGAAGCGTAAAAAACATCGGGCAGATCACCCGAGCGCTCGAGGCGGTTTCAGCGTCGCGCGTGCGTAAGGCGCAGGCTCGCGTGTTGGCTAGTCGTGCGTACGCGGAGAAGGCCTGGGAAATCCTCCTGAACGTACAGGCCGCAAGCCAGGGCGGAGGGGCGATGCACCCACTGCTGACGAAACGGGACGACATCAAGTCGATCATGATCGTGCTTGTCACGTCGGACCGTGGCCTTGCCGGGGCATTCAACAGCAACATCATTCGTGTTGCTACGCGCTTCGCTAAGCGATTGGGTAAGCCGGTGCGGTGGGTGTCGGTTGGGCGCAAGGGGCGCGATGCGCTTATTCGCGCCAACCAGAACATCGTCGCGCAGTTTTCCCTTTCCGCCGAACCGCGCGCCAGCGAGATGACGCCGGTCGCACGCCTCGCCATCGACGAATTCCTGAGCGGTACGGTCGATGACGTGTTCATCGCCTACACCGACTTCATCAACACGCTGACGCAGCGGCCCGCCGTGTTGGGGTGGCTTCCGCTTATCCCGCACGAGATGGACGACAAGGTTGCGGCCGAGTACATTAAGCATGTGCCAGGCGTGACCACGAATAAGCTGGACTACGAGTTCGAGCCAAGTCCGCAGGCCATTCTCGAGGAGATCGTGCCGCGCTTCACCGAACTACAGCTGTATCAGGCCGTACTTGAAAGTCAGGCCAGCGAACACAGCGCACGCATGGTTGCCATGCAAAACGCCAGCGGAAACGCCGATCAGCTCGTTCAGGACCTGACCTTGGTCTACAACAAGGCCCGCCAAGCGGCGATTACGAGTGAAATCCTCGACATCGTCGGCGGCGCCGAAGCGCTCCAAGCCACAATTGACACCATCGAAGGCGCGATCATGCCCGATCTTGTCGCGCATGTCGTGTAG
- the atpD gene encoding F0F1 ATP synthase subunit beta → MAEVEGRITQVLGAVVDVEFPSSQLPDLYDAIRVPREGQEDLILEVELHIGNNTVRCVGMDTTDGLARGTKAFATGAPILVPVGEAVLGRVFNVLGRPIDGGEVVSDDEPRRRIHTTAPDFEDQSTTIEVFETGMKVIDLVAPMTRGGKVGIFGGAGVGKTVTIQELINSIATQHEGLSVFAGVGERTREGTALYHEMEEAGVLPKLAMVFGQMNEPPGVRLRVALSGLAMAEHFRDEGKDVLLFIDNIFRYSLAGAEVSALLGRMPSAVGYQPTLADEMGQLQERITSTRAGAITSMQAVYVPADDYSDPAPVAVFTHLDGTIALERSIAARGLFPAVDPLGSTSKILDPLVIGEEHYRTAREVQSYLQKYKDLQDIINILGIDELSDDDKLLVARARKIEQFLTQPMVVAEQFTGRPGRYVKVKDTVRGFRMILDGEVDHIPEQMFYMAGTIDEVIERYEQSELNN, encoded by the coding sequence ATGGCTGAAGTAGAAGGACGCATTACCCAAGTGCTCGGCGCGGTGGTCGACGTCGAGTTCCCAAGCAGTCAACTCCCCGATCTTTACGATGCTATCCGCGTGCCGCGCGAGGGGCAGGAAGACCTGATTCTCGAGGTCGAGCTGCACATCGGCAACAACACGGTGCGCTGTGTCGGTATGGATACCACCGACGGCTTGGCTCGCGGCACAAAGGCGTTTGCAACCGGCGCCCCGATTCTCGTTCCAGTCGGTGAGGCTGTGCTCGGTCGCGTGTTCAATGTGCTGGGTCGCCCGATCGACGGTGGCGAGGTCGTATCCGATGACGAGCCGCGTCGGCGCATCCATACGACAGCGCCGGACTTCGAAGATCAGTCGACCACGATCGAAGTGTTCGAGACCGGTATGAAGGTGATCGACCTCGTCGCGCCGATGACGCGCGGTGGCAAGGTCGGCATCTTTGGCGGCGCAGGCGTCGGCAAGACTGTGACCATTCAAGAACTGATCAACTCGATCGCCACTCAGCACGAGGGGCTTTCGGTGTTCGCCGGCGTCGGCGAGCGTACCCGCGAAGGTACGGCGCTGTATCACGAAATGGAAGAGGCCGGCGTGCTTCCGAAGCTCGCGATGGTGTTCGGTCAGATGAACGAGCCGCCCGGCGTGCGTCTGCGCGTTGCGCTCAGCGGCCTTGCGATGGCCGAGCACTTCCGTGACGAAGGCAAGGACGTGCTGCTCTTCATCGACAACATCTTCCGCTATTCGCTGGCTGGCGCCGAGGTGTCCGCGCTTCTTGGCCGTATGCCGTCGGCAGTAGGGTACCAGCCAACGCTCGCCGACGAGATGGGGCAGTTGCAGGAGCGCATTACCTCGACCCGCGCAGGCGCTATCACGTCAATGCAAGCCGTGTACGTGCCCGCCGACGACTACTCCGATCCTGCACCGGTGGCCGTGTTTACGCACCTCGACGGCACGATCGCGCTGGAACGTTCGATCGCCGCACGCGGTCTGTTCCCGGCCGTCGATCCCCTTGGTTCGACCTCGAAGATCCTCGACCCGCTGGTTATCGGCGAGGAGCACTACCGCACGGCACGCGAGGTTCAAAGCTACTTGCAGAAGTACAAGGACCTGCAGGACATCATCAACATTCTCGGTATCGACGAGCTGTCCGACGATGACAAGCTGCTGGTCGCCCGCGCACGCAAGATCGAGCAGTTCCTTACCCAGCCGATGGTTGTGGCGGAACAGTTCACCGGGCGTCCGGGCCGCTATGTGAAGGTCAAGGATACCGTGCGCGGCTTCCGCATGATCCTCGATGGCGAGGTCGATCACATTCCTGAGCAGATGTTCTATATGGCAGGTACGATTGACGAGGTGATCGAACGCTACGAACAGTCCGAGCTCAACAACTAA